GCCTACCTCCCGCTGGACCCCGCCTATCCCGTCGAGCGCCTGGCCTTCATGGTCCGCGACTCCGGCGCCCGGCTGGTGGTCACCAGCGAGGCGTTCCGGGCCCGCCTCCCGGAGGGGGCGGAGGCCGTCTGCCTCGATGCCGCGATGGAGGGAGCCGGCATCGACACGGCACCTGCCGTCGCCCTGGCGCCCGAGAGCCTGGCCTACGTGATCTACACCTCCGGCTCCACTGGGACGCCCAAGGGGGTGATGGTCTCGCACGGCGCGCTCGCGCACCTGGTCGCCTGGCACGTCCGGGCCTTCGGCGTGGTCCCGGGCGACCGCGCCACGCAGGTGGCCTCCCCGAGCTTCGACGCGGCGGTGTGGGAGACGTGGCCGTACCTGGCGCACGGCGCCGCGCTCCACCCTCTCCCGGAGGAGGACCGGCTCGCCCCCGAGTCGCTGCAGGCGTTCCTGCTGGACCGGAGGATCACCCTCTGCTTCGTTCCCACGCCGCTGGCGGAGGGGCTGCTCGCGCTCCCCTGGCCGCGGGAGACGGCGCTGCGGGCGCTGCTCACCGGCGGCGACGCGCTGCGGGTCCGTCCGCGCGCCGGGCTCCCCTTCGCCCTGGTGAACAACTACGGGCCGACGGAGGGGACGGTGGTCTCCACCTCGGGCGAGGTTTCCATCGGGGGTGCCGCGGTGCCCTCAATCGGCCGGCCGATCGACCGGGTGCGCGCCCGCGTGCTGGACGCGCACGGGAGCCCCGTCCCGGTGGGAGTGCCGGGGGAGCTGTACGTGGGCGGCGACGGGGCGGCGCGAGGGTACCTGGGGCGTCCGGAGCTGACGGCGGAACGCTTCGTCCCCGATCCGTTCTCACCGGAGCCCGGAGCGCGGCTGTACCGCACGGGAGACCGGGTGCGCTGGCGGCGCGACGGAGAGCTGGAGTTCCTGGGGCGGATGGACGCGCAGGTCAAGATTCGCGGCTTCCGCATCGAGCCGGGCGAGATCGAGGCCGTCCTCCTGGAGCAGCCGGGCGTGCGCGAGGCCGTCGTCGCGGTGCGCGAGGACACGCCGGGGCAGAAGCGCCTGGTCGCCTACGTGGTCCCGCAGGAGGGCGCCGACCTCCCCACGGCGCAGCTGCGGGCGCGCCTGGCCGCCCGGCTGCCGGAGTTCATGGTGCCGGGCGCGTTCGTGGCGCTGGAGCGGCTCCCGCTCAACGCCAACGGCAAGGCCGACCGGCTCTCGCTGCCGGCGCCGGAGCGCGCCGCGGCGGAAGAGGATTACCTGGCGGCGCGCACGCCCACGGAAGAGATGTTGTGCGGGATCTGGGCGGAGGTGCTGGGGGTGGAGATGGTGGGAGCGGAGGACGACTTCTTCGAGCTCGGCGGCCACTCCCTCCTCGCGACGCAGGTGGTCTCGCGGGCACGGCAGGCGTTCGGGACCGAGGTGCCGTTGCGGGCGCTGTTCGAGGCGCCGACCGTGGCGGGGCTGGCCCGGCGCATCGACGCGCTGCGGAGCGCCGGCACGCCGGTCGCTCCGCCGATCGAGCGGGCCCCGCGCGAGGGGCCGCTCCCCGCCTCCTTCGCGCAGCAGCGGCTCTGGTACGTGAACCAGCTGGAGCCGGACAGCCCCGCCTACAACATGCCCCACGCGCTGCGGCTGCGCGGCAGGCTGGACGCGGGTGCGCTACGGGCCAGCCTCAACGAGCTGGTGCGGCGGCACGAGACGCTGCGCACGGTCTTCGCCGAGCACGACGGCGCGCCGGTGCAGCTCGTCCGCGATCCCGCCCCGGCGGCGCTGGCGGAGCTGGACCTGCGGCGCCTGCCGGAGGCGGAGCGGGAGGCGGAGGCCGTGCGGCTGGCCGAAGCCGAGGCGCTGCGGCCCTTCGACCTCTCTCGCGGGCCGCTGCTGCGTAGCACGCTGCTGCGCCTGGCCGACGACGACCACGTGCTGCTCTTCACGATGCACCACGTCGTCAGCGACGGATGGAGCCGCGGTGTGCTGGTGCGCGAGGTCTCGGCGCTCTACGCCGCCTTCAGCCGCGGGGAGGAGCCGCGCCTGCCGGAGCTGCCCGTCCAGTACGCCGACTACGCCGCCTGGCAGCGCGAATGGTTCAGCGCCGGGGTGCTGGCGGAGCAGGTCGGATACTGGAAGGACCAGCTCGGCGGCGCCCCTCCGCTACTGGAGATCCCCACGGACCGCCCCCGCTCCGCCGGGCAGAGCGCGCGCGGCGGGACCCACCGCTTCACCGTCCCGACGGCGGTGTCGCGGGGGCTGCGGGCGCTCTCGGCGCGGGAAGGGACGACGCTGTTCATGACGCTGCTTGCGGCGTGGCAGGCGCTGCTGGGGCGGTACGCGGGGCAGGCGGACGTGGTCGTGGGCACGCCGATCGCGGGGCGGACGCAGCGGGAGACCGAGGGGCTGATCGGCTTCTTCGTCAACATGCTGGCGCTGCGCGCCGACCTGTCGGGGGATCCCACCTGGACCGAGCTGCTGGGTCGGGTGCGGGAGACGGCTCTGGGGGCGTACGACCACCAGGAGCTGCCCTTCGAGCGGCTGGTGGAGGAGCTGGCGACCGAGCGCAGCCTCGCCCACGCACCGGTGTTCCAGGTGGTGTTCGCGCTGAACCGCGCGGGTGCGCGGGACGACCAGCTGCGCCTGGGAGAGGTGGAGATGGAGCCGTTCGGCGGGGACGCCGAGGTCGCCAAGTTCGACCTGGACCTGGCGATCGGGGACGTCGGGGAGGAGCTGGGCGGGACGCTGGTCTACCGCGAGGCGCTCTTCGAGGCCGGGACCGTCGCGCGCATGGTCGGCCACCTGCAGGTCCTGCTGGAAAGCATGGTGGCCGATCCGGGGCGGCGGCTCACGGAGGTGTCGCTCCTTTCGCGATCCGAGCGTGCCCGGGTGCTGGAGAGCTGGAACGCGACCGCGGCCGACTACCCGCCGGCCAGCCTTCACGAGCTGGTCTCGGCACAGGCGGCGCGCACCCCCGACCGGGTGGCGGTCGTCTGCTCGGGCGAGGCGCTGATCTATGCCGACCTGGAAGCGCGCGCCGACCGGCTCGCCCGCCACCTGCGATGCCTGGGCGTGGGCCCGGAGACGCGCGTGGGCGTCTGCGCCGAGCGCTCCGCCGAGCTGGTCGTCGCCCTGCTGGCGGTTCTCAAGGCCGGCGGCGCCTACGTGCCGCTGGACCCGTCGTATCCGGCCGAGCGTCTGGCCTACATGCTAGAGGACTCCGGCGTGCCGGTGCTGCTGGCGCAGGAGCGCCTGCGGGAGCGGCTCCCCGCGCACGACGCGCAGGTCGTCTGCCTGGACCGCAACGCCGGCCGGATCATGGCCGGGAGCGCGGAGCCCCTGCCGCCGCCGGCCGATCCGGACGCGCTGGCGTACGTCATCTACACCTCCGGCTCGACCGGCAGGCCCAAGGGGGCGATGAACGCGCACCGCGGCATCGTCAACCGGCTGCTATGGATGCAGGCGGAGTACGCCCTAACGCCGCACGACGTGGTGCTGCAGAAGACGCCCTTCAGCTTCGACGTCTCGGTCTGGGAGTTCTTCTGGCCGCTGATCACGGGCGCGCGCCTGGTGCTGGCGAAGCCGGAGGGGCACCGCGACCCGGCCTACCTCGCCGGGCTGATCGAGCGCGAGGGAGTCACGACGCTGCACTTCGTCCCGCCCATGCTGGCGGCGTTCCTGGAGGCAGGCGAGCCGGGGCGGTGCGGGTCGCTGCGGCGGGTGATGTGCAGCGGCGAGGCGCTGCCCTACGAGCTGACGGAGCGCTTCCGCGAGGCGCTCCCCGGCGCGGAGCTGCACAACCTGTACGGACCGACAGAGACGGCGGTGGACGTGACGTACTGGGCGTGCGAGCCGCGGGAGCGGCGCGTGGTGCCCATCGGCCGGCCGGTGGCGAACACGCGCGTGTTCGTGCTGGACGGAGCGGGTGAGCCGGCGCCGGTGGGGGTCCCGGGGGAGCTGTACCTCGGCGGGGTGCAGGTGGGGCGCGGCTACCTGGGACGGCCGGAGCTGACGGCGGAGCGCTTCGTCCCGGACCCGTTCGGCGGGACCGGAGGGCGACTGTACCGGACCGGGGACCGGGCGCGCTGGACGTCCGCCGGGGAGCTGGAGTACCTGGGGCGGATCGACCAGCAGGTCAAGATCCGCGGCTTCCGCATCGAGCCGGGCGAGGTCGAGGCGGCGCTTCTGGAGCACGGAGCCGTGCGGGAGGCGGTCGTGCTCGTCCGCGAGGACGTGCCGGGCGAGAAGCGGCTGGTCGGCTACGTGGTGCCGATGGGAGGCGAGGTCTCGCCCGCGGAGCTGCGGGCGCACCTGCAGGCGCGTCTTCCGGAGTACATGGTGCCGTCGGCGCTGGGGGTGCTGGAGAGCGTTCCGCTCACCCCCAGCGGAAAGGTCGACCGGGGGGCGCTGCCCGCGCCGGAAGCTGCGGGCGTCCAGGACACGTTCCTGGCGCCGCGCGACGTCGTCGAGCTGCAGCTCGCGCGCGTCTGGGAAGAGCTGCTGGGCGTCCGGCCGGTGGGAGTGCGCGACGACTTCTTCGCGCTGGGGGGGCATTCCTTCCTCGCCCTGCGCCTCCTGGCCGCGGTGGAGCGGCTCGCCGGCAGACGGATCCCCCTGGCGACGCTGCTCGCAGGGCCTACCGTGGAGCGGCTGGCCGGCGCAGTGCGGGAGGAGGCTGCGCTCCCGGCGGCCGGACCGCTGGTGCTCATGCAGCCGGCCGGCAGCGAGCCGCCGCTCTTCTTCGTCCACGCCGCGGGCGGCAGCGTCGTTTCGTACGCCGCGCTGGCCAGGCACCTGGGGTCTCGTCAACCCTTCTACGGCCTGCAGTCCAGGGGATTGGAGGGGGAGGAGCACCCCCACCTCCGCGTCGAGGACATGGCGGAGGACTACCTGGCGCAGCTCCGCGCGGTGCAGAAAAAGGGGCCGTACCGCCTGGGGGGGTGGTCCATGGGCGGGCTCGTCGCGTTCGAGATGGCGCGCATGCTCGAGGCGGCGGGGGAGGAGGTCGAGCTTCTGGCGCTGCTGGACTCCCGGGCTCCACGCGATGCCTCCTCCTCCTTCGACCCGGACGACCCGGGCCTCCTCGCAGCCTTCATGCTGCACCTGGGGGTCTCCGAGGAGCGGATCGCTCGTGCAGCGGAGCAGATCGCCCCGCTTCCTCCCGCCGAGCGGCTGCGGTCGGCGTGGGAGGCTGCGCGGGCGGCGGCCGTGGTGACGGAGGACCTGGAGCTCGCCCGGTTCGAGCGGCTGTGGACCGTCTTCCGTGCCAACGTGCGTGCCGTCGCCGCCTATCGGCCGGGGCCCTGTGCGTCCGACCTGCTGCTGGTGCTCGCAGAAGACCGGGCCGTACCGGCCACCGCGGAGTCGGCAGGGTGGGAGGCGCTCACAGCCGGGACGGTGAGGAGCGTGACTGTTCCCGGGGACCACTTCAACCTGGTCCAGGAGCCTCACGTCCGTGAACTCGCCACCGTACTCGCGGGTGCCCTCTCGTCCACTCCCCCGCGGCATGATCAGCGACGCTGATCGCTGCTGCGGAGTGGCGGGCGCACCGTCAAGCCGGACTGTGGCTGTGTTGCTCGGGATCGATGAACGGCCGGCGGAGGGCGCCGGGCGGGCTATCTCCATTCCATGCGCAAGGCTCTGCTCCCCGTCTCCAGCGGGATCACGAAACGCGGAAGCGGGCAATCCTCCCCGGAGGTGTGTCCGTGGAACAGCTTCTCGTCGGAGACCGGCGAGCAGGCGTTCCTTCCGCGCGCCGGGGTGGACGGGGCGGCGCTGATCGAGTTGATGGGGCTGACGCAGGAGGAGTTCTCGCGTTGCTTCAAGGGCTCGCCGGTGAAGCGCGCGAAGCGGCGCGGGCTGCTGCGCAACGTGGCCGTCGCGCTGGGGAACTGGGGCTCGCCCGAGGCGGTGCCGGTACTGGCGGAGGCGCTCTCCGACGCCGAGCCGCTGGTGCGCGGACACGCAGCGTGGGCGTTCGGGCGCATCGCGTCCAAGGAGGGCTGTCCCCCCGAGGTAGTCTCCGAGACCGGTGCCTTGCTGACCTCCCGACTTCTTGTCGAGGAGGACGAGTGGGTGCGCGAGGAACTGGCGCTCGCGCTATCCAGCTGACGGCCGACCGCGAAGTACTTCGGGGCGTCGGGTGCACTGAGAAGCGCGACGACAGCGCTCTTGTTGTTGGCCTGCTTCATCCCTGGGATAGGCTCGATAACGATCATCACGTCCAGGACCCCCCGGTCGAGCAGGATTCGCCGCTCCTCCAGTCCCACACGGTCCCAGGTCTCGCTCAGGTTGCGCGTCTCGTTGATTACGCGGGATAGACGCTCCCACGCGATGCTGCGGGAGCGGGCGAATTCCTCGGCCTTTTCCATCTCGCACGGGCGGCCTTGAGCGAACCTCGGCCTCGTAGCTTGCGGACGCGCGCTGCGTGAGGGTCAGGTCCTTGATCGCGGTCTTGAGCTCGTGAGCGGCCACCGTCCATGCGCGACAGCCGTGCTGGACGTTGGCCTCGTGGATCTCCGGATGCAGGGCTTGTTGGGCGTGGGGTGCACGTAGGTGCGCTCGTTCCCCTGGTCCTTCCGATTGCGACCGCCGTGGTACTCGATCCCGCAGTGGGCACAGACGGGGCGGAGGACGAACGTGCCCTTCGATGTCCGTTTCTTGTTGTGCGGATCGCCCTCTCTCCGCTCTACCTCCTTCTGAACCTTCCGGAAGAGGTCGACGTCGACGCGTGGGCTCCACTG
The Longimicrobiaceae bacterium DNA segment above includes these coding regions:
- a CDS encoding amino acid adenylation domain-containing protein, whose translation is AYLPLDPAYPVERLAFMVRDSGARLVVTSEAFRARLPEGAEAVCLDAAMEGAGIDTAPAVALAPESLAYVIYTSGSTGTPKGVMVSHGALAHLVAWHVRAFGVVPGDRATQVASPSFDAAVWETWPYLAHGAALHPLPEEDRLAPESLQAFLLDRRITLCFVPTPLAEGLLALPWPRETALRALLTGGDALRVRPRAGLPFALVNNYGPTEGTVVSTSGEVSIGGAAVPSIGRPIDRVRARVLDAHGSPVPVGVPGELYVGGDGAARGYLGRPELTAERFVPDPFSPEPGARLYRTGDRVRWRRDGELEFLGRMDAQVKIRGFRIEPGEIEAVLLEQPGVREAVVAVREDTPGQKRLVAYVVPQEGADLPTAQLRARLAARLPEFMVPGAFVALERLPLNANGKADRLSLPAPERAAAEEDYLAARTPTEEMLCGIWAEVLGVEMVGAEDDFFELGGHSLLATQVVSRARQAFGTEVPLRALFEAPTVAGLARRIDALRSAGTPVAPPIERAPREGPLPASFAQQRLWYVNQLEPDSPAYNMPHALRLRGRLDAGALRASLNELVRRHETLRTVFAEHDGAPVQLVRDPAPAALAELDLRRLPEAEREAEAVRLAEAEALRPFDLSRGPLLRSTLLRLADDDHVLLFTMHHVVSDGWSRGVLVREVSALYAAFSRGEEPRLPELPVQYADYAAWQREWFSAGVLAEQVGYWKDQLGGAPPLLEIPTDRPRSAGQSARGGTHRFTVPTAVSRGLRALSAREGTTLFMTLLAAWQALLGRYAGQADVVVGTPIAGRTQRETEGLIGFFVNMLALRADLSGDPTWTELLGRVRETALGAYDHQELPFERLVEELATERSLAHAPVFQVVFALNRAGARDDQLRLGEVEMEPFGGDAEVAKFDLDLAIGDVGEELGGTLVYREALFEAGTVARMVGHLQVLLESMVADPGRRLTEVSLLSRSERARVLESWNATAADYPPASLHELVSAQAARTPDRVAVVCSGEALIYADLEARADRLARHLRCLGVGPETRVGVCAERSAELVVALLAVLKAGGAYVPLDPSYPAERLAYMLEDSGVPVLLAQERLRERLPAHDAQVVCLDRNAGRIMAGSAEPLPPPADPDALAYVIYTSGSTGRPKGAMNAHRGIVNRLLWMQAEYALTPHDVVLQKTPFSFDVSVWEFFWPLITGARLVLAKPEGHRDPAYLAGLIEREGVTTLHFVPPMLAAFLEAGEPGRCGSLRRVMCSGEALPYELTERFREALPGAELHNLYGPTETAVDVTYWACEPRERRVVPIGRPVANTRVFVLDGAGEPAPVGVPGELYLGGVQVGRGYLGRPELTAERFVPDPFGGTGGRLYRTGDRARWTSAGELEYLGRIDQQVKIRGFRIEPGEVEAALLEHGAVREAVVLVREDVPGEKRLVGYVVPMGGEVSPAELRAHLQARLPEYMVPSALGVLESVPLTPSGKVDRGALPAPEAAGVQDTFLAPRDVVELQLARVWEELLGVRPVGVRDDFFALGGHSFLALRLLAAVERLAGRRIPLATLLAGPTVERLAGAVREEAALPAAGPLVLMQPAGSEPPLFFVHAAGGSVVSYAALARHLGSRQPFYGLQSRGLEGEEHPHLRVEDMAEDYLAQLRAVQKKGPYRLGGWSMGGLVAFEMARMLEAAGEEVELLALLDSRAPRDASSSFDPDDPGLLAAFMLHLGVSEERIARAAEQIAPLPPAERLRSAWEAARAAAVVTEDLELARFERLWTVFRANVRAVAAYRPGPCASDLLLVLAEDRAVPATAESAGWEALTAGTVRSVTVPGDHFNLVQEPHVRELATVLAGALSSTPPRHDQRR
- a CDS encoding HEAT repeat domain-containing protein, which encodes MCPWNSFSSETGEQAFLPRAGVDGAALIELMGLTQEEFSRCFKGSPVKRAKRRGLLRNVAVALGNWGSPEAVPVLAEALSDAEPLVRGHAAWAFGRIASKEGCPPEVVSETGALLTSRLLVEEDEWVREELALALSS
- a CDS encoding recombinase family protein; this translates as MRSNSAAAVGTTGIDDRLGDPGRVEWGKGLRAPQGGVLGRRHIRNFLTNRHLIGEVKTRDDKAEAVRRSAQWSPRVDVDLFRKVQKEVERREGDPHNKKRTSKGTFVLRPVCAHCGIEYHGGRNRKDQGNERTYVHPTPNKPCIRRSTRPTSSTAVAHGRWPLTSSRPRSRT